From the genome of Bactrocera oleae isolate idBacOlea1 chromosome 2, idBacOlea1, whole genome shotgun sequence, one region includes:
- the LOC106617423 gene encoding uncharacterized protein isoform X1: MAGRRKRGRPRRGEGPALDDIDVLLAREFQQRPAFYDRNHPQYRNRDYLDGMWMDMAESVGQNVAIVKNRMVQLRNRYNLEKRRVEMLQDQYNDPSITSQWPMYNYLAYLGDHIKARRSFTKEVIVRPKSAPFSNSSIRPVRFAYCSDTDGCDEPNPYPPTPPVAAPLERQLRTDLPSNVNEPNNNSNYHEMRPPSPDKEMDNSPNGNPNLCKFRAFGQFLTSSLIEMNQKDALLLVEKFTTDLVKSLLLETHNKSSDVQMEVVLNGHN; encoded by the exons atggcTGGAAGACGGAAACGTGGACGCCCACGTCGCGGTGAAGGACCCGCGCTAGATGATATCGATGTGCTGCTTGCACGTGAATTTCAACAAAGACCGGCGTTTTATGATCGCAATCATCCTCAATATAGGAATAGAGATTACTTGGATGGAATGTGGATGGATATGGCTGAGAGTGTGGGCCAAAATG TTGCTATAGTAAAAAATCGTATGGTTCAACTACGCAATCGTTATAACTTGGAAAAACGTCGAGTAGAAATGTTACAGGACCAATACAATGATCCAAGTATTACATCGCAATGGCCAATGTATAATTATTTAGCATATTTAGGTGATCACATAAAAGCTCGTCGATCGTTTACAAAAGAAGTGATTGTAAGACCAAAATCGGCTCCATTTTCGAATTCAAG catAAGACCTGTGCGTTTTGCTTATTGCAGTGATACTGATGGATGTGATGAACCGAATCCTTACCCGCC AACCCCGCCGGTTGCAGCTCCGCTAGAGAGGCAATTAAGGACAGATTTACCTAGTAATGTAAATGAGCCAAATAATAATTCAAACTATCATGAAATGAGACCGCCAAGTCCCGACAAAGAAATGGATAACAGTCCTAATGGTAATCCAAACTTGTGTAAGTTTAGAGCTTTTGGGCAGTTTTTAACTTCATCATTGATTGAAATGAATCAAAAGGACGCTTTGTTATTGGTAGAGAAGTTCACCACTGATTTAGTAAAATCATTACTACTTGAAACACATAATAAGTCATCAGATGTACAAATGGAAGTTGTTTTAAATGGACATAattga
- the LOC106617423 gene encoding uncharacterized protein isoform X2 has translation MAGRRKRGRPRRGEGPALDDIDVLLAREFQQRPAFYDRNHPQYRNRDYLDGMWMDMAESVGQNVAIVKNRMVQLRNRYNLEKRRVEMLQDQYNDPSITSQWPMYNYLAYLGDHIKARRSFTKEVIVRPKSAPFSNSRPVRFAYCSDTDGCDEPNPYPPTPPVAAPLERQLRTDLPSNVNEPNNNSNYHEMRPPSPDKEMDNSPNGNPNLCKFRAFGQFLTSSLIEMNQKDALLLVEKFTTDLVKSLLLETHNKSSDVQMEVVLNGHN, from the exons atggcTGGAAGACGGAAACGTGGACGCCCACGTCGCGGTGAAGGACCCGCGCTAGATGATATCGATGTGCTGCTTGCACGTGAATTTCAACAAAGACCGGCGTTTTATGATCGCAATCATCCTCAATATAGGAATAGAGATTACTTGGATGGAATGTGGATGGATATGGCTGAGAGTGTGGGCCAAAATG TTGCTATAGTAAAAAATCGTATGGTTCAACTACGCAATCGTTATAACTTGGAAAAACGTCGAGTAGAAATGTTACAGGACCAATACAATGATCCAAGTATTACATCGCAATGGCCAATGTATAATTATTTAGCATATTTAGGTGATCACATAAAAGCTCGTCGATCGTTTACAAAAGAAGTGATTGTAAGACCAAAATCGGCTCCATTTTCGAATTCAAG ACCTGTGCGTTTTGCTTATTGCAGTGATACTGATGGATGTGATGAACCGAATCCTTACCCGCC AACCCCGCCGGTTGCAGCTCCGCTAGAGAGGCAATTAAGGACAGATTTACCTAGTAATGTAAATGAGCCAAATAATAATTCAAACTATCATGAAATGAGACCGCCAAGTCCCGACAAAGAAATGGATAACAGTCCTAATGGTAATCCAAACTTGTGTAAGTTTAGAGCTTTTGGGCAGTTTTTAACTTCATCATTGATTGAAATGAATCAAAAGGACGCTTTGTTATTGGTAGAGAAGTTCACCACTGATTTAGTAAAATCATTACTACTTGAAACACATAATAAGTCATCAGATGTACAAATGGAAGTTGTTTTAAATGGACATAattga
- the LOC106617423 gene encoding uncharacterized protein isoform X3 yields the protein MAGRRKRGRPRRGEGPALDDIDVLLAREFQQRPAFYDRNHPQYRNRDYLDGMWMDMAESVGQNVAIVKNRMVQLRNRYNLEKRRVEMLQDQYNDPSITSQWPMYNYLAYLGDHIKARRSFTKEVIVRPKSAPFSNSSDTDGCDEPNPYPPTPPVAAPLERQLRTDLPSNVNEPNNNSNYHEMRPPSPDKEMDNSPNGNPNLCKFRAFGQFLTSSLIEMNQKDALLLVEKFTTDLVKSLLLETHNKSSDVQMEVVLNGHN from the exons atggcTGGAAGACGGAAACGTGGACGCCCACGTCGCGGTGAAGGACCCGCGCTAGATGATATCGATGTGCTGCTTGCACGTGAATTTCAACAAAGACCGGCGTTTTATGATCGCAATCATCCTCAATATAGGAATAGAGATTACTTGGATGGAATGTGGATGGATATGGCTGAGAGTGTGGGCCAAAATG TTGCTATAGTAAAAAATCGTATGGTTCAACTACGCAATCGTTATAACTTGGAAAAACGTCGAGTAGAAATGTTACAGGACCAATACAATGATCCAAGTATTACATCGCAATGGCCAATGTATAATTATTTAGCATATTTAGGTGATCACATAAAAGCTCGTCGATCGTTTACAAAAGAAGTGATTGTAAGACCAAAATCGGCTCCATTTTCGAATTCAAG TGATACTGATGGATGTGATGAACCGAATCCTTACCCGCC AACCCCGCCGGTTGCAGCTCCGCTAGAGAGGCAATTAAGGACAGATTTACCTAGTAATGTAAATGAGCCAAATAATAATTCAAACTATCATGAAATGAGACCGCCAAGTCCCGACAAAGAAATGGATAACAGTCCTAATGGTAATCCAAACTTGTGTAAGTTTAGAGCTTTTGGGCAGTTTTTAACTTCATCATTGATTGAAATGAATCAAAAGGACGCTTTGTTATTGGTAGAGAAGTTCACCACTGATTTAGTAAAATCATTACTACTTGAAACACATAATAAGTCATCAGATGTACAAATGGAAGTTGTTTTAAATGGACATAattga